The Hyperthermus butylicus DSM 5456 genome includes a region encoding these proteins:
- a CDS encoding acetyl ornithine aminotransferase family protein gives MTSDKPVKPRIIVEPPGPKAREVIEKDQKLLMQSFARWYPLVVERAEDYLVWDVDGNMYIDLNAGIAVLNVGSSNPDVVKAAIEQLKKFTHYSLTDFYYEVAVRLAEKLVEIAPVEKPAKVFFTNSGAESIEASIKVSRYSTRRQYLIAFLGAFHGRTMGAVSLTASKPVQRKWFSPLLPSVIHVPYPYPYRCPFRAETPEECGEAIIGYIEEWIFGKMVDPAEVAAFIFEPIQGEGGYVVPPDNFFSKLEKLARQHGILLVSDEVQTGFCRTGRWFAIEHWGVKPDVVATAKAIAGGLPLGAVIGSEKVMTIEPGGHATTFGGNPVSAAAAIAVIDYMKRERLCERAARLGEKVLKRLNEAKEEIELIGDVRGKGLMIGVELVRDRRTKEPARKELAELLSRLFKKGYLFIAAGISVVRIAPPLTIAEEALDNAIEALIEELKRIDLERHRTS, from the coding sequence ATGACCTCAGACAAGCCGGTTAAGCCCAGGATTATAGTTGAGCCTCCGGGCCCAAAGGCCCGGGAGGTAATAGAGAAAGATCAGAAGCTTCTAATGCAGAGCTTTGCCAGGTGGTACCCACTTGTAGTTGAGCGTGCTGAGGACTACTTAGTGTGGGATGTAGATGGTAATATGTACATAGACCTTAACGCTGGTATAGCTGTGTTAAATGTTGGTTCTTCAAATCCAGATGTTGTAAAGGCTGCAATTGAGCAGCTCAAAAAGTTTACTCACTATAGTCTCACCGACTTCTATTACGAGGTAGCTGTAAGGCTTGCAGAAAAGCTCGTAGAGATAGCGCCAGTTGAGAAACCTGCAAAGGTTTTCTTTACAAACAGCGGAGCCGAAAGCATAGAGGCCTCAATAAAAGTTTCAAGGTATTCTACCCGGCGCCAGTACTTAATCGCCTTCCTCGGCGCATTCCATGGCAGAACCATGGGTGCGGTATCGCTGACGGCTAGCAAGCCAGTACAGCGCAAATGGTTTAGCCCGTTACTGCCAAGCGTTATCCACGTACCCTACCCATATCCGTACCGTTGCCCATTCCGTGCTGAGACGCCGGAAGAATGCGGCGAGGCAATCATAGGCTATATTGAAGAGTGGATCTTCGGGAAGATGGTTGATCCGGCTGAGGTGGCAGCGTTTATCTTTGAGCCTATACAAGGCGAGGGAGGTTATGTAGTCCCGCCAGACAATTTCTTTAGCAAGCTGGAGAAACTAGCGAGACAGCATGGCATACTGCTTGTGAGCGATGAAGTTCAGACAGGGTTCTGCAGGACTGGGCGCTGGTTTGCCATAGAGCATTGGGGTGTTAAGCCAGACGTTGTAGCGACGGCTAAGGCCATTGCTGGTGGTCTACCATTAGGTGCCGTTATTGGCAGTGAAAAGGTGATGACGATAGAGCCTGGTGGCCATGCAACAACCTTTGGTGGCAACCCGGTATCTGCGGCAGCTGCCATAGCAGTCATAGACTACATGAAGCGGGAGAGGCTTTGTGAGAGAGCCGCGAGGCTCGGCGAAAAGGTGCTAAAGAGGTTGAATGAGGCTAAGGAGGAGATAGAACTCATAGGCGATGTTAGGGGCAAGGGGCTAATGATAGGTGTAGAGCTTGTAAGAGATAGGAGGACCAAGGAGCCGGCAAGGAAGGAGCTAGCAGAGCTGCTCTCGAGGCTATTCAAGAAGGGCTACCTCTTCATAGCAGCTGGGATCTCAGTAGTAAGAATAGCCCCACCGTTGACGATTGCTGAGGAAGCACTCGACAATGCTATTGAAGCATTAATCGAGGAGTTAAAGAGGATCGACTTAGAGCGCCACAGGACCAGCTAA
- a CDS encoding 50S ribosomal protein L35ae, with product MSGEDKRVYTGIILGYRLGSNTQYEKQVLIRVDGVNDRASASRLIGWKVLYRDGKGNEYRGKIVHVHGSKGVVIAVFKPNLPGQARGGNVYIYPKGIELVFEEEKQ from the coding sequence ATGTCGGGCGAGGATAAAAGAGTCTACACTGGGATTATCCTGGGCTACAGGCTTGGAAGCAATACACAGTATGAGAAACAAGTGTTGATAAGAGTTGACGGGGTAAACGATAGGGCTTCAGCTTCAAGGCTAATAGGCTGGAAGGTCTTGTACCGCGACGGCAAGGGTAACGAGTACCGGGGCAAGATAGTACATGTACATGGCAGCAAGGGCGTTGTGATAGCTGTCTTTAAGCCAAACCTGCCAGGTCAGGCCAGGGGAGGCAACGTCTACATCTACCCGAAAGGCATTGAACTCGTTTTTGAAGAAGAAAAACAGTAA
- a CDS encoding NUDIX hydrolase, protein MLFRVAARCIILRDGKILVQLSKKGDFYRLPGGRIRPDETIVQGLQREVHEELGIEKIENMRLIFIVDSFYKRRSGLVHEVGFYFLCDVGDAEIKPREEHLRIEWIEPEQLDSKNFRPSALAPHLRRIREVLENGLPAQYIINVDVGGQD, encoded by the coding sequence ATGCTATTTCGAGTCGCGGCGCGTTGTATAATACTGAGGGACGGAAAAATACTAGTTCAGCTCAGCAAGAAGGGTGATTTTTACAGGCTGCCCGGGGGGAGGATAAGGCCCGACGAGACTATCGTGCAGGGGCTCCAGAGGGAGGTTCACGAAGAGCTTGGGATAGAGAAGATAGAGAACATGAGGCTGATATTTATCGTTGACTCTTTCTACAAGAGAAGGAGCGGGCTGGTCCATGAGGTAGGCTTCTACTTTCTATGCGATGTAGGTGATGCGGAGATCAAGCCTAGAGAGGAGCACTTGAGGATAGAGTGGATTGAGCCTGAGCAGTTGGACTCAAAGAACTTTAGGCCATCAGCATTAGCGCCGCATTTACGGAGGATTCGGGAGGTGCTGGAGAACGGGCTCCCTGCACAATACATAATAAACGTTGATGTTGGTGGGCAGGACTAG
- the mvk gene encoding mevalonate kinase, whose amino-acid sequence MGCAWSAPAKVIVFGEHWVVHGGLALAAAIGLRARAYGSPSESGLWVFSQLYRIGENLMESCSRFCNLLAGFRLVASSYGRSLWPARIRIESDIPVGAGLGSSAATALAAVAAYACVGGLEPGYDVLWRAAFEAEKVVHGNPSGVDNTVALYGGFILYRRGSGFKRVEFRGMRDTRLLIVDSGVSRSTRIAVERFTVRLERLGRLGRRLLETADGIVEEALAALSRGDSVRLGELMDVAHGLLNAMGVSHPVLEEIVWIARREGALGAKLTGAGMGGTAIVLVDLEHASRVKKALELRGFRVYEVELGVPGLQGPV is encoded by the coding sequence TTGGGGTGTGCATGGTCAGCGCCTGCTAAGGTTATAGTGTTTGGCGAGCATTGGGTTGTTCATGGCGGCCTTGCTCTTGCAGCTGCTATTGGCTTGAGAGCACGGGCCTATGGTAGTCCTTCAGAATCGGGGTTATGGGTCTTCTCGCAGCTCTATAGAATCGGGGAGAACCTCATGGAGAGCTGTAGTAGGTTTTGTAATCTTCTAGCGGGATTTAGGCTTGTGGCTAGTAGTTATGGACGTAGCTTGTGGCCTGCACGTATACGTATAGAGTCTGACATACCGGTTGGGGCGGGGCTTGGGAGTAGTGCTGCTACAGCGTTAGCTGCGGTAGCTGCTTATGCTTGTGTTGGCGGATTGGAGCCTGGATATGATGTGTTATGGCGTGCTGCATTTGAGGCTGAGAAGGTTGTCCATGGGAATCCGAGCGGCGTTGACAATACCGTTGCGTTATATGGCGGATTTATACTCTATCGACGTGGCAGTGGTTTTAAACGCGTAGAGTTTAGGGGAATGCGGGATACTAGGCTACTTATAGTTGATAGTGGGGTTTCTCGGTCTACTAGGATTGCTGTTGAACGGTTTACAGTAAGGCTTGAGAGGCTGGGTAGGCTGGGCAGGCGGCTCCTTGAAACAGCTGATGGTATCGTTGAAGAGGCTCTGGCGGCGCTCTCTAGGGGGGATAGCGTAAGGCTCGGAGAACTAATGGATGTAGCGCATGGTCTCTTAAACGCTATGGGTGTGTCGCATCCCGTGCTTGAGGAGATAGTGTGGATAGCAAGGCGCGAAGGTGCCCTCGGGGCTAAGCTCACTGGTGCAGGGATGGGTGGTACGGCGATAGTCCTCGTAGATCTAGAGCACGCGAGTCGTGTGAAGAAGGCTCTTGAGCTAAGGGGGTTCCGTGTCTACGAGGTTGAGCTGGGGGTGCCGGGTCTCCAGGGACCAGTCTAG
- a CDS encoding chromatin protein Cren7, whose amino-acid sequence MACEKPVKVRDPTTGKEVELVPIKVWQLAPKGRKGVKIGLFKSPETGKYFRAKVPDDYPICS is encoded by the coding sequence TTGGCGTGTGAGAAGCCTGTTAAGGTTCGTGACCCTACTACTGGTAAGGAGGTAGAGCTGGTACCAATCAAGGTGTGGCAGCTAGCACCCAAGGGTAGGAAGGGCGTCAAGATAGGCCTATTCAAGAGCCCCGAAACAGGCAAGTACTTCAGAGCCAAGGTACCAGACGACTACCCAATCTGCAGCTAA
- a CDS encoding valine--tRNA ligase yields the protein MAAKEPSLQASRNFKPKIEEKRWSKEIELELIERWREEGLYEFDPAREGPILVIDTPPPYPSGKWHVGGAAHYAQIDMIARYFRMKGWNVFVPWYADRNGLPVEVAVEKKHGILAHELARTKEGRIKFLEMCRKELDRVEEELVRIWTRLGCSFTYIRDGTDSPEYRKITQATFIELWKKGLIYEDERPVNWCPRCRTTLSEAEIEHRDEDAYLYYVKWRVKETGEEIVIATTRPELIGAARAVIYNPRDERYKKLKGLHAIVPIYGYEVPILEHPAAKPEFGTGLVMISSYGDWTDEQIIRELGLKPKVIVQPDGTMSDEAGFLRGLLVREARRRMAEELEKRGLLVKKEQIRHRVPICWRCKTPIEIVHVKEYFLKQLEFKEELKKLVDKLHFRPEKHKQKLLDWIESLRMDWPISRTRFYGTEIPLWHCRRCGAKLVPEPGRYYRPWLEEPPWDRCPVCGAPREELEGETRIFDTWFDSSISVLYVSGYLRNLKLFERVYPKDEELPYTLRPQGVDIIRTWLYFTLLRVYQLLGKPAFRWVRVTGMGLDPKGRAMHKSLGNVIDPEPYIETYGAEPFRFWAAASAKLGDDYRFSEQVLKTGKLFLTKLWNIARFVSSFPKPEKDYKLRPIDLAFLGALNDLIRRVDYNYGVELDVHQPITELYNFTWNVFAAHYIELVKSRAYNRESRFSPEEQRGAWYTLHYILDALLRMLAPILPFITDAIYRRLYGESVHKQRFPEPNPEWDTKHKDMLEHITRFNSAIWTWKKEHNIKLSEPLRDYVIYVDEKFADYIEDLAELHHAEIVVGKPEKYEYKLADDIYLVKKS from the coding sequence TTGGCGGCAAAAGAGCCGAGTCTACAAGCTAGCCGAAACTTTAAACCGAAGATAGAGGAGAAGAGGTGGTCGAAGGAGATAGAGCTGGAGCTTATAGAGAGATGGCGAGAGGAAGGACTATACGAGTTTGACCCGGCTAGGGAGGGCCCAATACTTGTTATAGACACTCCCCCACCATATCCTAGCGGTAAGTGGCACGTTGGTGGTGCCGCACACTACGCACAGATAGACATGATCGCCCGCTATTTCCGCATGAAGGGTTGGAACGTGTTTGTCCCCTGGTATGCTGACCGCAATGGCCTACCCGTAGAGGTTGCCGTCGAAAAGAAGCATGGCATACTGGCACACGAGCTAGCCAGAACAAAGGAGGGCCGCATAAAGTTCCTCGAAATGTGCAGGAAGGAACTAGATCGCGTCGAGGAGGAGCTTGTGAGGATATGGACTAGGCTCGGCTGCAGCTTTACATACATCCGCGATGGTACGGATAGCCCCGAGTACCGAAAGATAACACAAGCAACATTCATCGAGCTGTGGAAGAAGGGGCTCATATACGAGGATGAGAGGCCCGTAAACTGGTGTCCCAGATGTCGTACAACGCTCAGCGAGGCAGAAATAGAGCACCGGGATGAGGACGCATACCTCTACTACGTCAAGTGGCGCGTCAAGGAGACCGGCGAGGAGATCGTGATAGCGACGACAAGACCCGAACTTATAGGGGCTGCGAGGGCTGTCATCTACAACCCCCGCGATGAGCGCTACAAGAAGCTCAAGGGGCTACACGCAATAGTACCGATTTACGGCTATGAAGTACCAATACTCGAGCACCCCGCTGCAAAGCCCGAGTTTGGTACAGGCCTAGTAATGATTAGCAGCTATGGCGACTGGACAGACGAGCAAATCATAAGGGAGTTAGGCCTCAAGCCCAAGGTGATAGTACAGCCGGACGGGACAATGAGCGATGAGGCTGGCTTCCTCCGGGGGTTACTTGTTAGGGAAGCCCGTAGACGGATGGCTGAGGAGCTTGAGAAGCGGGGGCTACTGGTAAAGAAGGAGCAGATAAGACACAGAGTACCGATATGCTGGAGATGTAAGACTCCGATTGAGATCGTCCACGTTAAGGAGTATTTCCTCAAACAGTTAGAGTTTAAGGAGGAACTTAAGAAGCTCGTAGATAAGCTCCACTTTAGACCTGAAAAGCATAAGCAGAAGCTGCTAGACTGGATTGAGAGCCTTCGCATGGACTGGCCAATATCCAGGACCCGGTTCTATGGCACCGAGATACCGTTATGGCATTGTAGGAGGTGTGGCGCCAAGCTAGTGCCCGAGCCAGGCCGCTACTACAGACCATGGCTTGAAGAACCACCATGGGACCGCTGTCCAGTCTGTGGCGCTCCCCGCGAGGAACTCGAGGGAGAAACGAGGATATTCGATACCTGGTTCGACTCGAGCATCTCTGTGCTCTACGTATCGGGCTACCTCAGAAACCTAAAGCTCTTCGAACGGGTATACCCCAAGGATGAGGAGCTACCTTACACACTACGCCCCCAAGGCGTGGACATTATCCGTACATGGCTCTACTTTACACTGCTAAGAGTGTACCAGCTGCTGGGTAAGCCAGCATTCCGCTGGGTTAGAGTAACCGGTATGGGGCTCGACCCGAAGGGCAGGGCTATGCATAAGAGCCTTGGCAACGTTATAGACCCAGAACCATACATTGAAACGTATGGAGCTGAACCTTTCAGGTTCTGGGCTGCTGCCTCTGCAAAGCTGGGTGACGACTATAGGTTTAGCGAGCAGGTACTAAAGACGGGCAAACTGTTCCTCACTAAGCTCTGGAACATTGCCAGGTTCGTATCCAGCTTCCCCAAGCCAGAGAAGGACTACAAGCTGAGGCCAATAGACCTGGCATTCCTGGGCGCCCTAAATGATCTCATAAGACGTGTAGACTATAACTACGGCGTCGAACTAGACGTACACCAGCCGATAACAGAGCTATACAACTTCACCTGGAACGTATTCGCAGCCCACTACATAGAGCTAGTCAAGTCCAGAGCCTACAATAGGGAGAGCAGGTTTAGTCCAGAGGAGCAGAGGGGAGCCTGGTACACACTACACTACATTCTCGACGCCCTGCTGAGAATGCTAGCACCAATACTGCCATTCATAACTGATGCCATATACCGCCGGCTCTATGGTGAAAGTGTCCACAAACAGAGGTTCCCAGAACCGAACCCAGAGTGGGACACCAAGCACAAGGATATGCTGGAGCACATAACGAGGTTTAACAGCGCCATATGGACATGGAAGAAGGAGCACAACATAAAGCTATCAGAACCCCTCAGAGACTACGTGATCTATGTCGACGAAAAATTTGCAGACTATATAGAGGATCTAGCAGAGCTACACCACGCTGAAATAGTCGTAGGCAAACCCGAGAAGTACGAGTATAAGCTAGCAGACGACATATACCTAGTAAAGAAGAGTTAG
- a CDS encoding HD domain-containing protein produces MNYMKLERLAKIVEALKTTPRTGWLLRGVYPAIAETIAAHMYESAVLALMLGEELRSCGIEVDPQHAAAVAIVHDAAEAIVGDIVKYTAEAMGKELKERIEVEAARKEIPSVLLLKLLEEYVAQNTMESELVKIAEMLSTLIQSLRYIQHGFSSVSEIACSTAQGIDKILNGDIRLACLRKTLQRYIDMGLRYCSKK; encoded by the coding sequence ATGAACTACATGAAGCTGGAGAGGCTTGCAAAAATTGTTGAAGCGTTAAAGACTACGCCGAGAACAGGCTGGCTCCTAAGAGGAGTTTACCCAGCCATAGCTGAGACCATAGCTGCACACATGTATGAATCGGCTGTCCTAGCACTAATGCTTGGAGAGGAGCTGAGAAGCTGTGGCATAGAGGTTGACCCTCAGCACGCTGCAGCAGTTGCTATTGTCCACGACGCAGCCGAAGCAATAGTAGGTGATATTGTAAAGTACACCGCGGAGGCTATGGGTAAGGAGCTTAAGGAGAGAATCGAGGTCGAAGCCGCAAGGAAAGAGATACCGTCAGTGCTCCTCTTGAAACTGCTTGAGGAGTACGTGGCCCAGAACACCATGGAGTCAGAACTCGTAAAGATCGCTGAAATGCTATCAACACTAATCCAGTCCCTAAGATATATTCAGCACGGCTTCTCCAGCGTCAGCGAGATAGCCTGCTCCACGGCACAAGGCATAGATAAGATACTTAATGGCGACATAAGGCTGGCCTGTCTACGCAAAACGCTTCAACGCTACATCGATATGGGACTAAGATACTGTAGCAAGAAGTAG
- a CDS encoding DUF1512 family protein, whose amino-acid sequence MLKVQAWLWAIRAPKKIRIERIAVKHNIPLYAIAIKMGVEEAITAMKKEIVEGVEKAVERVKKLVLEVTKPGDTVIVVGVGNTIGVAQ is encoded by the coding sequence TTGCTGAAGGTACAGGCGTGGCTATGGGCGATCCGGGCCCCGAAGAAGATAAGGATTGAGAGGATAGCGGTAAAACACAACATACCACTATACGCCATAGCCATTAAGATGGGGGTTGAAGAGGCGATAACAGCAATGAAGAAGGAAATTGTTGAAGGTGTGGAGAAGGCCGTAGAGAGGGTCAAAAAACTAGTCCTCGAAGTAACAAAGCCAGGCGACACCGTCATAGTCGTCGGTGTAGGCAACACAATAGGAGTCGCACAATAA
- a CDS encoding DUF1512 domain-containing protein, whose amino-acid sequence MAELLPLANTSSSIFSDTSLATWIIAISILISTVLSILAFLGVAQGLQIRIWRSQIEARLRILEKYRDDVKQLARRRLSELKARDVDNILETTIEYFVVEPVSIEPTDITKRLEKILRTEEDRIEQVVASRLPEGISDIQVKNIVTLLAIANALNLIYKYVRHILLTGIKTRNALLVAQLWMMLPFFMRIAKTYHDAAKVISKGVPIGDAAGPLAAYRLMTSLPRIAGPIEVAKDTIYSVHKMDGRNIVVVKAKGPGSTVGRPGEAVERLVEEWLHQRIAAIITVDAALKMEGEPTGSIAEGTGVAMGDPGPEEDKD is encoded by the coding sequence GTGGCAGAGCTGCTACCACTAGCTAATACGTCCTCGTCCATCTTCTCCGATACCTCACTAGCTACATGGATTATAGCAATAAGCATACTAATATCAACAGTACTCTCGATACTTGCCTTTCTAGGTGTAGCACAGGGACTACAGATTAGGATTTGGAGGAGTCAAATTGAGGCTAGGCTACGTATACTAGAGAAGTATAGGGACGATGTAAAACAGCTAGCCAGGAGGAGGCTTTCGGAGCTAAAAGCAAGAGATGTTGACAATATTCTTGAGACGACCATTGAGTACTTCGTCGTCGAACCAGTATCCATAGAGCCTACCGATATAACTAAGAGGCTTGAAAAAATACTGCGCACCGAGGAGGATAGGATAGAGCAGGTTGTAGCCTCAAGGTTGCCCGAGGGAATTAGTGATATTCAAGTAAAGAATATTGTTACGCTCCTAGCAATAGCCAATGCACTCAACCTGATATACAAGTATGTGCGCCACATACTACTCACCGGGATTAAGACACGTAATGCTCTCCTCGTAGCACAACTATGGATGATGCTTCCATTCTTCATGAGGATAGCCAAGACGTACCATGACGCCGCAAAAGTCATATCTAAGGGTGTGCCTATAGGCGACGCAGCTGGCCCATTAGCAGCCTACAGACTCATGACGAGCCTCCCGCGCATAGCAGGACCTATAGAGGTAGCTAAGGATACGATATACTCGGTACATAAGATGGATGGTAGAAACATAGTCGTGGTGAAAGCTAAGGGTCCCGGAAGCACCGTCGGAAGGCCAGGAGAAGCCGTTGAAAGGCTTGTCGAGGAGTGGCTACACCAGAGAATAGCAGCCATCATAACTGTAGACGCCGCATTGAAGATGGAGGGAGAGCCCACAGGAAGCATTGCTGAAGGTACAGGCGTGGCTATGGGCGATCCGGGCCCCGAAGAAGATAAGGATTGA
- the map gene encoding type II methionyl aminopeptidase, which translates to MEEEALKAYLEAGRIARQVLEEASRRVEPGLSVLEFCEWVENRIRELGGQPAFPCNIGVSHIAAHYTPTLDDTSTIPEDSVVKIDVGVHVDGYIADTATTIDLTGGKYARLLEAVREALEKALKTVKPGAKFSDVSKTIETIISSYGFKPVANLGGHSIARYRVHAGESIPNIYEPFARGRFQPSHVYAIEPFGTNGAGVVEEGELVTIYSLSKPNLKRRLDDTTRNILEEVKKRFKTLPFTERWLRDVASVDQLRQSLRKLSRMGFLTKYPILVEKRRGIVAQFEHTVLIRDDGEVIITTA; encoded by the coding sequence GTGGAGGAGGAAGCGCTCAAGGCATATCTTGAAGCGGGCCGTATAGCAAGACAAGTGTTAGAGGAGGCTAGTAGAAGGGTAGAGCCTGGACTAAGCGTGCTAGAATTCTGCGAATGGGTGGAAAATCGTATCCGCGAACTTGGCGGCCAGCCAGCATTTCCGTGTAACATCGGCGTAAGCCATATCGCTGCACACTATACCCCAACACTAGATGACACTTCCACCATACCCGAAGACTCTGTTGTCAAAATAGATGTCGGTGTGCATGTAGACGGCTACATCGCCGACACAGCCACAACCATAGACTTAACCGGTGGAAAGTACGCTAGGCTCCTTGAAGCTGTTAGGGAGGCGCTGGAGAAGGCACTGAAAACGGTTAAACCTGGCGCCAAGTTCTCCGATGTAAGCAAGACAATAGAGACAATAATATCCTCGTACGGATTTAAGCCCGTAGCAAACCTTGGCGGCCACAGCATAGCTCGCTACCGTGTCCATGCTGGCGAAAGCATACCAAACATCTACGAGCCATTTGCTCGTGGCCGCTTCCAGCCAAGCCACGTATATGCTATAGAGCCATTTGGCACCAATGGCGCTGGCGTAGTTGAGGAGGGAGAACTTGTGACAATATACTCTCTCTCCAAGCCAAACCTCAAACGTAGACTTGACGATACGACACGCAACATCCTCGAGGAGGTTAAGAAGAGGTTCAAAACACTACCATTCACCGAACGTTGGCTAAGAGATGTAGCGAGCGTGGATCAGCTGCGTCAGTCTCTGAGAAAGCTTAGCAGAATGGGCTTTCTAACAAAGTACCCCATACTAGTCGAGAAGCGTAGAGGCATTGTAGCACAATTCGAGCATACAGTACTAATCCGCGATGACGGCGAAGTAATCATCACAACAGCGTAG
- a CDS encoding metal-dependent hydrolase, translated as MGYVRWLGHAAFEISIDGYTVLIDPWLTNPLSPVKVEDYRDKVDLIIVTHDHGDHLGESVELLRINRRARFVAVYELANYVAEQLGGATDRVIGANIGGPVRIPDINLKVMFFPATHSSSRGTPTGVLIVGKETSIYHAGDTGLAAEMALVGELYSPKIALVPIGGHFTMDAYQAAKAIEMLRAKVVIPMHYNTFPVIRADPEELKRYVDEFKLDAKVVVLKPGELYQF; from the coding sequence ATGGGGTACGTTAGGTGGCTTGGCCACGCAGCCTTTGAGATAAGCATCGACGGCTACACTGTCCTCATCGACCCCTGGCTTACAAATCCATTATCGCCGGTAAAGGTTGAGGACTACCGCGACAAGGTAGACCTCATCATAGTAACCCACGACCATGGTGACCATCTTGGCGAGAGCGTTGAACTGCTAAGGATTAACCGGCGTGCAAGGTTTGTAGCCGTATATGAGCTTGCAAACTATGTTGCTGAACAGCTTGGCGGTGCAACTGATAGAGTTATAGGGGCTAATATCGGTGGCCCAGTCCGCATCCCCGACATAAACCTTAAGGTCATGTTCTTCCCGGCAACGCACAGCTCTAGCCGTGGAACACCCACGGGTGTACTGATAGTAGGCAAGGAGACGAGCATATACCACGCAGGCGATACCGGCCTTGCAGCAGAGATGGCGCTTGTGGGCGAACTCTACAGCCCCAAAATAGCACTAGTGCCGATAGGTGGCCACTTCACGATGGATGCCTATCAGGCTGCTAAGGCTATAGAAATGCTTAGAGCCAAGGTGGTAATCCCGATGCACTACAACACGTTCCCAGTAATCAGGGCCGACCCAGAAGAGCTAAAGAGGTATGTGGATGAGTTCAAGCTGGATGCCAAGGTTGTAGTGCTCAAGCCTGGCGAGCTATACCAGTTCTAG